TTGCCAGCATCATGCTTGAAGGGGCCACTAGCTCCATACCTGCAAACAAGGAAACAGTGCCATCTGGGTCACCCCTTTGGGGCCTGTCCTCCGGGGGTTCAGAGTTTTGGAGCCTgcattcttcttctctcttctggcTGACACTCAGTGGCAGGATATCACATTGGCCTGAGGAGACAGATTCCAGTCCCTGCCCTTCTGACAGGGATGTGTCACTTGTGAGAAGATTAGGTGTTTGAGAGGATTGTGCTGACAGGCTCATGGGTGTGAGGACAGTTTCTCCGGCAAAGGGCATCACGTCCGTCAACAGATCATCTGCATGTGCAAAGGAAGTCTTGGCAGGAACACAGTGGCTGCCATCTGGGAGCGAGCTCTTGGATGTGGGATGGGTCCTGCTAAGGGCTTCAAACTGGCGCAAGATCTGTAAGAGGTGAAAGGAGTGTGCCAAATATGAGAAGCATTGTACCACCCCGAAAAGAGCCTCTCCCACCACAAAAAGGCACCAACACCAGGCTGAAGACTAATACAAACACCACCACAGTGTGAGAACACCTTAAATTGGATTAATTTCCTCTCAGCCCATGCAGTCATTATTTATTACGAACATATTTTAAATCCAACAGTAGCATAGTTTCAACAATACTATCACATTGAGGGCTCTTGGAAAACCCAGAACAAGCAGCAATTGCCTCACCCAACATTGTTCTATGACCCAGCCTGACCTGAGGAAGACTCTGGGAGTTGTTATGTCATATACAGAAGATTATATTGTTTCCATTAAAGTCAAGATGTACTACCTGTAGTACCTCCAATGTATTTGTGATATGTGCTCCTCCACAAAAAGAGGGGTGAAATGTCTTAGAATGCACAAGATGCAGTAAGATCCCCATAACTATGAAACCCATTTCTACAGTTTCACTTGTCCATTCCTGGGGGAAAATTGGCTTTCTAAGAATTTGCTTGATCCTCAAGGAAATTCTATAATATGCTTCCTCTGGAAATTACCAAGGAGTTGTGTTGAAGGACCCAggatattcctagagaggatacatCTCTAAGAATAATACATCTCTAAGAATATCAAATTATGGTGTACTATGATTAAAAGTCAGGTCATTGAATGATGTCAGATCACCCTGCAGATTTTGGTGTTCTTACACTATAAAAATAAGGGAATTTTTCATTTCTGATCTACTAAAAATACCACCGAAGAACCAAAACAAAGCCACACACTGTAGAGCCCATTTCTAAGCACCAGGAACAAAAAGATAACAATAAAGCTTCCACTGCTGCAGGATAAAAGGAAATGCTGGGCTGCCCTTTGACAAACAGGCTACATGAAGGGGGAAACAACATCAAGACGAGTTGcctttaaataaaaaacaacatctgGGGCTGTGTATTACCTTTGTTGCTTTGTTGGCCACAGGCCCAGGCCTCTCTTGACTGAGCTCCTGCAAGTATGGCTGGGCAACAGCAAATATCTGATCATGGGAGAGCAAGTCAGAACACATAAGGGAATAGATGGCACACATGGCTCTCTGTGGATGAAAAAAAAGCAGGGTCGGGAAAGTAAATGCTGACATGTACCCAACTTGCACAGCTGGAGCTATTGGAGTATCACTGATTTGAACATCTTGTAATATGTTGCTTTGCTACAGAGACAGATTCTCCAGGCTGCCCTAACAAAGACCAAAGATAAACCATCTCCATGTCAGCTTAACTCCAGATTTCAAATCCAAGGAGGAAAGGTATCCTGTTTGTTGAAGTAAATTGTGTCTTGGAAGACTGAAGGGTTTCCTCACCATGCAGATGCACTCACTGGGGTCCTTCAGGGTTCGGCTAAGTAGAGCCAAGACCACCTCACAGTTCAGCAAACCACATCtatggagacagagagagagagaacgaacaGAAATGAAGAGACTAGGGGCCAATTTTATGAAATATGGAGAAAAGCAAGCTAATCTTTGTAAGAATTTCTTTGAACATATGGATTATCAGAAACAAGAGGAAGTCTATATAACTATTCATTAGCTTTGAATGGAAATGAGGCAGCACAACGAGGGGATAAATAAAAAAAAGCTCTTGAGGTAATAGATGTAAGCACAATTTTTAAAGTCAGTCATAAGATCAACAGAATGAGGGACAGGTACTATTTGGGTCTTCCATTTTGGGCGACAAACTATTTTGTGCCAGCCCTGAGAACATTTATCCAAGTGTTTACAAAATAGTTTACAAAAATCAACACTGACATACAGCATAGAAAGAGGCAATATGTGGGGATATTCCTGCATCAGTGGGAGTGAGAAGAAATATTGGCAAGATGTAAGCTAccacaaggaaagaaagagtgcTCTTACTCCTTGATAAAATGCTGGGTTTCTTCACGTGTCAAGAAGACCTTTGAGCCATTGGTTAGTTTGCTGACAAGGCTCACTTCCTGCAGGCAATCTGCAAAGTTTTCAGTTTCCATCCTAGGAAAAATGGATGCATGAATTCACAGAAGCCTTCTCTTTCTTACTTCCTATCACTGCATATCAACGCCCTCTGAACTGTGACCATGCAGCCCATTGTCTTACCTTTCCACTATACTCCCTGCCTCTTGGACGCCTGAGTGGTTGTCGCTGCCTGACTTGCTGTAGGACCCAGAAGTCTTGCTGAACTCGCTGTTCTCGCggaaagaattctgggagctttcCCCGTTGTCCAATTCTTCCCACCCACCTCCTACTTGCCCTGGTTGATGGTTCACTGGAGGAAAATTTCAGGAAAATAACCATGAAATACATCACTTCTCAAAATGGCAGGTTTCAAAACAATATTCGCTCATCTCTCCGTCAATCTTGAAATCAGAAATTTGCAATGCACAGCCAGGTGTTTGTATTCCAACAAGAAGGCCTGGGCAGAGGATTCATGAGGAAAATAACATCCTTTCATccagaaggaaaaaaatgatGATCATGTATGATTAATATCAGTTATAGATCATCTATACTTTACAGTCAGCTGCTTTTATCCCTCCCATAAAGCAACCAATAAGGCTATCAAGCTGTTCCCATGTCCATAAGCTTTGTATACAGGATGTACCATACCACACATTTTATGAACAGCAACAGTAGATGTCTTTGTTGGCAAGGTAGTGCTTTTGG
This genomic interval from Anolis sagrei isolate rAnoSag1 chromosome 2, rAnoSag1.mat, whole genome shotgun sequence contains the following:
- the TEPSIN gene encoding AP-4 complex accessory subunit tepsin isoform X1, whose product is MAAVPLRDRLSFLSRLPILIKGTSDDEAPCPGYLFEEIAKISHESAGSSHCLLEYLLNRLQNCSCHVKLKVLKILLHMCSHGSSHFVLQLKRNSSFIQEATVFAGPPDPLHGNSLYQKVRMVAQDLAMTLFSDALLPQPALHPPKDLPSTGMGSKSSSHSSLQGFGFERSSSPSTGKVLLATIQKAAEVVASAMLSGQELTSPPNRALTDDAYEPVLAPSSAKSTTLPTKTSTVAVHKMCVNHQPGQVGGGWEELDNGESSQNSFRENSEFSKTSGSYSKSGSDNHSGVQEAGSIVERMETENFADCLQEVSLVSKLTNGSKVFLTREETQHFIKECGLLNCEVVLALLSRTLKDPSECICMRAMCAIYSLMCSDLLSHDQIFAVAQPYLQELSQERPGPVANKATKILRQFEALSRTHPTSKSSLPDGSHCVPAKTSFAHADDLLTDVMPFAGETVLTPMSLSAQSSQTPNLLTSDTSLSEGQGLESVSSGQCDILPLSVSQKREEECRLQNSEPPEDRPQRGDPDGTVSLFAGMELVAPSSMMLATVEVAEQECFPPAPRTAPCTGNTRSSEDNQKISAFSFLNA
- the TEPSIN gene encoding AP-4 complex accessory subunit tepsin isoform X2, which codes for MMKPHVQGTCLKRLPISHESAGSSHCLLEYLLNRLQNCSCHVKLKVLKILLHMCSHGSSHFVLQLKRNSSFIQEATVFAGPPDPLHGNSLYQKVRMVAQDLAMTLFSDALLPQPALHPPKDLPSTGMGSKSSSHSSLQGFGFERSSSPSTGKVLLATIQKAAEVVASAMLSGQELTSPPNRALTDDAYEPVLAPSSAKSTTLPTKTSTVAVHKMCVNHQPGQVGGGWEELDNGESSQNSFRENSEFSKTSGSYSKSGSDNHSGVQEAGSIVERMETENFADCLQEVSLVSKLTNGSKVFLTREETQHFIKECGLLNCEVVLALLSRTLKDPSECICMRAMCAIYSLMCSDLLSHDQIFAVAQPYLQELSQERPGPVANKATKILRQFEALSRTHPTSKSSLPDGSHCVPAKTSFAHADDLLTDVMPFAGETVLTPMSLSAQSSQTPNLLTSDTSLSEGQGLESVSSGQCDILPLSVSQKREEECRLQNSEPPEDRPQRGDPDGTVSLFAGMELVAPSSMMLATVEVAEQECFPPAPRTAPCTGNTRSSEDNQKISAFSFLNA